The following are encoded together in the Triticum dicoccoides isolate Atlit2015 ecotype Zavitan chromosome 6B, WEW_v2.0, whole genome shotgun sequence genome:
- the LOC119326187 gene encoding B3 domain-containing protein Os02g0598200-like, translating into MSSGELARQDRPRSRDTEMECEEEEEDETCKMLSDEEEEEQQQEVEMWDKKVQSRKASTGSLEKGRRMEEPIELSDDADDNETIMEMSKKAAKHKEKKRMHNDDGDHKKKKKSMSSHGGDKNTYSADRDKDKRRDMLFSPNRNKDPFHFKEKSGKMPSSHSGERKMHRGDHHNFNKSSRLWRSEYGKYKGMQKKEMNKDKKPWPVHNGGSREGEKKKTALVLSKEGKMPMLHDSSNNGNKWKKTPMMYDKVKKPPTSDKDEKAGSYDRKKTTPGYNAGHKVQSGHGEKKKVKFAFFKVAGKHFEEFLLIPPKVAEAPKMVGFTNQLVCLEDSEGKSSRVRLSVVDGSLAFYQGWSNFVSDHSIKWAEIIVFEYTGCSKFSVRVFSADSWERVSFIVETRGEEKKQKESYAPDDLVPCQNSRDINGHHYVSGEYTRSNRPKTKSDGYTDNAEVSPGNLVAKSVNAVPGTRHTSANSIEDPNGVVGGIVRGSSMAPDNKDGHLANGKHTANASFPSYIKVTTRSPETVVIADEAPLARENKDTVALDNKEANLTIRECKTKCNASITCNDEKATRLELVPVTTDAAPLSQENGDAVELTTFAGHIEDAVMMKESTSAKCAEIHGSDEDLRRKQEGNTVRLECTAVVDKFPSNNKMDTNGDACSKYEYPGGFQCLEKWKEATVSGREALDGSGLIRPEKRRKTEEKSVGAMGVNPVERGYDGTHSCVPSQISESGLTRMKIEHSVNGKGATGKPETKIEQVGTVESIGCRQERNNISTSANRAVACQTEHHFFRQEDTKSSNPAPPVPLLPVKVEVSELDDHRPVLKANLQFVVPSTAQTRLELPDPLSNAVGHKGRLDRNIVMLKDPMKRLWPVFYHETSLFVGFTGGWKSFVAANKLEAGDLCVLLMDLDEDELVYDVEITRK; encoded by the exons ATGAGTAGTGGTGAGCTGGCGCGCCAGGACCGACCCAGGAGCCGTGACACGGAGATGgaatgcgaggaggaggaggaggatgagacgTGCAAAATGCTcagcgatgaggaggaggaggagcagcagcaggaggTGGAGATGTGGGACAAGAAGGTGCAGAGCCGGAAAGCATCCACTGGAAGCCTGGAGAAGGGGAGGAGAATGGAAGAGCCCATCGAACTGAGCGACGACGCCGATGACAATGAGACGATAATGGAAATGTCGAAGAAGGCGGccaagcacaaggagaagaagaggatgCACAATGACGATGGTGaccataagaagaagaagaaatctatgaGCAGCCATGGTGGTGACAAGAACACATATAGTGCCGATCGTGACAAGGATAAGAGGAGGGACATGCTGTTCTCGCCCAACAGGAACAAGGATCCTTTCCATTTCAAGGAGAAGAGCGGGAAAATGCCGAGCAGCCACAGCGGTGAGAGGAAGATGCATCGTGGTGATCACCACAATTTTAACAAAAGCAGTAGGTTGTGGAGGTCTGAGTATGGCAAGTACAAGGGGATGCAAAAGAAGGAAATGAACAAGGATAAGAAACCGTGGCCCGTGCATAACGGTGGCAGCAgggagggggagaagaagaagacaGCGCTCGTTCTATCCAAGGAGGGCAAAATGCCTATGCTGCACGACAGCAGCAACAACGGAAACAAGTGGAAGAAGACGCCAATGATGTATGATAAGGTGAAGAAGCCGCCGACCAGTGACAAGGATGAGAAGGCGGGGAGTTATGACAGAAAGAAGACAACACCAGGCTATAACGCAGGGCACAAGGTGCAAAGCGGTCACGGAGAGAAGAAAAAAGTAAAATTTGCATTCTTCAAGGTTGCAGGGAAACATTTCGAGGAATTCCTG TTGATACCACCAAAGGTGGCAGAGGCACCCAAAATGGTGGGCTTCACTAATCAGCTTGTATGTCTTGAAGACTCAGAGGGGAAGTCTTCAAGGGTCAGGCTATCAGTGGTAGATGGTTCCCTAGCTTTTTATCAGGGGTGGAGCAATTTTGTTTCAGACCATTCCATTAAGTGGGCTGAAATCATCGTGTTTGAGTACACTGGCTGCTCAAAGTTTTCTGTGCGGGTCTTCAGTGCGGATTCTTGGGAGAGAGTATCTTTCATTGTTGAAACGCGAGGTGAAGAGAAGAAACAGAAAGAGAGTTATGCACCTGATGATTTGGTCCCATGTCAGAACTCTAGAGATATAAATGGTCATCACTATGTTTCTGGTGAATATACTAGGAGCAACAGGCCTAAAACAAAGTCTGATGGATATACAGATAATGCTGAGGTTTCTCCTGGTAATTTAGTTGCTAAATCTGTGAATGCAGTTCCAGGGACACGTCATACGTCTGCCAATTCAATAGAAGATCCTAACGGAGTAGTTGGCGGGATCGTACGTGGATCCTCAATGGCTCCAGATAACAAGGATGGACATTTGGCGAATGGGAAGCACACAGCAAATGCTAGTTTTCCATCATATATAAAAGTTACTACAAGGAGCCCTGAAACAGTTGTAATTGCTGATGAAGCTCCTTTAGCACGAGAAAATAAGGACACAGTGGCTCTTGATAACAAGGAAGCAAATTTGACCATTAGAGAGTGCAAAACGAAGTGCAATGCTTCAATAACGTGCAACGATGAAAAAGCAACTAGGCTTGAATTAGTCCCAGTTACTACTGATGCAGCTCCTTTGTCACAAGAAAATGGTGATGCAGTTGAGCTAACAACATTTGCTGGTCACATAGAAGATGCAGTCATGATGAAGGAATCTACTTCAGCAAAATGTGCAGAAATACACGGTTCAGACGAAGATTTAAGGAGGAAACAAGAAGGAAATACAGTTCGATTAGAATGCACTGCTGTTGTGGACAAATTTCCTAGCAATAACAAGATGGACACCAATGGAGATGCTTGCAGCAaatatgaatatccaggaggtttcCAGTGCTTGGAGAAATGGAAGGAGGCTACTGTGAGTGGTCGAGAGGCTCTTGATGGCAGTGGACTGATTAGACCTGAAAAAAGACGGAAAACTGAGGAGAAATCGGTTGGTGCAATGGGAGTAAACCCTGTTGAACGCGGGTATGATGGTACTCACTCCTGTGTGCCTAGCCAAATATCAGAGTCTGGGCTTACTAGGATGAAGATTGAACATTCTGTCAATGGAAAAG GCGCTACTGGTAAACCTGAAACGAAAATAGAGCAAGTGGGAACCGTGGAAAGCATTGGATGCAGACAGGAAAGGAACAATATTTCTACAAGTGCCAACCGTGCAGTTGCATGTCAGACAG AACATCATTTCTTCCGACAGGAAGATACGAAGTCTAGCAATCCTGCACCCCCGGTGCCTTTGCTGCCTGTCAAGGTTGAAGTTTCGGAGTTAGATGATCATCGTCCCGTATTGAAGGCCAATTTACAGTTTGTCGTCCCTTCTACCGCTCAGACAAGGCTT GAGTTACCCGATCCACTCTCCAATGCTGTTGGGCACAAAGGGAGGCTAGATCGGAACATTGTAATGCTGAAGGATCCTATGAAGAGATTATGGCCGGTGTTCTACCATGAGACCTCCTTATTCGTGGGCTTCACCGGTGGCTGGAAATCTTTCGTTGCAGCAAACAAGCTTGAGGCGGGGGATCTCTGCGTGCTTCTGATGGACCTGGATGAAGATGAGCTAGTGTACGATGTTGAGATCACCAGGAAATGA